A genome region from Gouania willdenowi chromosome 9, fGouWil2.1, whole genome shotgun sequence includes the following:
- the ube2g1b gene encoding ubiquitin-conjugating enzyme E2G 1b, with the protein MTEQSALLLRKQLAELNKNPVEGFSAGLIDDDDIYKWEVVIIGPQDTLFEGGFFKAYLTFPYDYPLRPPKMKFITEIWHPNVAKNGDVCISILHEPGEDKFGYEKPEERWLPIHTVETIMISVISMLADPNSDSPANVDAAKEWREDPNGEFKRKVARCVRKSQEMAFD; encoded by the exons AGCTCAACAAGAACCCTGTCGAGGGATTTTCAGCTGGTTTAATAGATGATGACGACATCTACAAATGGGAGGTTGTGATCATCGGTCCCCAAGACACCCTTTT TGAAGGAGGGTTTTTCAAAGCGTACCTAACCTTTCCCTACGATTACCCACTACGACCGCCCAAGATGAAGTTCATCACTGAAATCTGGCACCCCAATG TTGCAAAGAATGGAGACGTCTGTATCTCGATCTTGCACGAGCCCGGTGAGGATAAGTTTGGTTATGAAAAGCCGGAGGAGCGCTGGCTTCCAATCCACACAGTAGAGACAATCATGATTAGCGTTATCTCCATGCTGGCAGATCCTAACAGCGACTCGCCAGCTAACGTGGATGCTGCG AAAGAGTGGCGGGAGGATCCTAACGGCGAGTTCAAGAGGAAGGTGGCTCGCTGTGTAAGAAAAAGTCAAGAGATGGCATTTGATTAG
- the fam216a gene encoding protein FAM216A, whose protein sequence is MPLYVFGGVCFFIFVSMQCIMDLKLNKVCKQSCVLWSMRTSSGFKYIRPLLCNWKPVKGAHVSGLASFCTNGLGCLRHTEVRMVVTGKTELKTMRKKVTFVDHVESNDAYRKARGNIPMRSAESKNRWNDGFDGAQVGDVHIVTQRNIPAVSQYMKTIHAPKSLMSAPFLQHPALTAGQRGYLSSIANIYSTEHMRSLMRRHRLSVLHSCLQPGQRDSCRTKCGVQQHKDKTLFLKDTVKDASMNKPQRKNRSDCDVRLPKIVNRPYEQ, encoded by the exons ATGCCATTATATGTTTTCGGAGGGGtttgtttcttcatttttgtgtCAATGCAGTGTATAATGGACTTGAAGCTCAATAAAGTGTGTAAACAGTCCTGTGTGCTTTGGTCAATGAGAACTTCCTCTGGGTTCAAGTACATTAGACCTCTGCTCtgtaactggaagccagtgaaAGGGGCTCACGTTTCAGGActggcttcattttgcactaaTGGGCTCGGATGTTTGCGGCACACTGAAGTCAGAATGGTAGTGACAGGAAAAACAGAACTTAAGACGATGAggaaaaaagttacatttgtaGACCATGTGGAAAGCAACGATGCGTACAGAAAGGCAAGAGGGAATATCCCAATGAG atcTGCAGAATCAAAGAACAGATGGAATGATG GATTTGATGGTGCCCAAGTAGGAGATGTGCACATAGTAACACAGAGAAATATCCCTGCTGTCAGTCAGTACATGAAGACCATTCACGCTCCAAAGTCTCTGATGTCTGCACCGTTCTTACAG CACCCCGCCCTCACAGCTGGACAGCGTGGCTACCTTTCCAGCATTGCAAACATTTACAGCACAGAGCACATGAGAAGCCTGATGAGACGTCACCGCCTGAGCGTGCTGCATTCATGCCTTCAGCCTG GTCAAAGGGACTCCTGCAGAACAAAGTGTGGAGTTCAGCAGCACAAAGACAAGACTCTGTTCTTAAAGGACACTGTGAAGGATGCATCCATGAATAAACCACAAAGGAAGAACAGATCTGATTGTGACGTTAGACTTCCAAAGATAGTCAACAGACCATATGAACAATAA